The Nitrosomonas communis genome has a segment encoding these proteins:
- a CDS encoding SPOR domain-containing protein: protein MVKNVSEEEALLRKRARRRLVGAVTLVILSVVFLPMILDSEPKQEQQEVDILIPSEDVVSESIPWMTPGEPIDQDSNAGTGSGELLPFSVPEFPQSDDESTEGYSVSRIPIPSSKPRFNKPVTQTNKSSIQAARPESPKVQAAKPESIQAAKPESIQAAKPESVQTAKTESPNKVEGKFVIQLGAFADPTKAKQQQQNLAASGVDAYIETIKVGGNEMVRVRVGPFPTRKAAEEGYEKLKKMGLSGVVTSR, encoded by the coding sequence ATGGTCAAGAATGTTAGTGAAGAAGAAGCATTGCTAAGAAAACGTGCGCGCAGACGTTTAGTAGGGGCGGTCACATTGGTGATTCTATCTGTGGTATTTTTACCTATGATTCTTGACAGTGAGCCGAAACAAGAGCAGCAAGAAGTTGATATTCTAATTCCGTCAGAAGATGTGGTAAGTGAATCCATTCCGTGGATGACGCCTGGGGAACCCATCGATCAGGATAGCAACGCAGGTACGGGATCGGGAGAACTCTTGCCATTCAGCGTGCCAGAATTTCCACAATCAGATGATGAATCGACGGAGGGATATAGTGTTTCACGTATTCCGATACCTTCTTCCAAACCTCGATTTAATAAACCTGTAACTCAAACTAATAAATCCTCAATTCAAGCTGCAAGACCAGAATCTCCCAAGGTTCAAGCTGCAAAACCAGAATCTATTCAAGCTGCAAAACCAGAATCTATTCAAGCTGCAAAACCAGAATCTGTACAAACAGCAAAAACAGAGTCTCCTAATAAGGTGGAGGGAAAATTTGTAATACAGCTGGGCGCATTTGCTGATCCAACCAAGGCGAAGCAGCAGCAACAGAATCTTGCGGCTAGCGGCGTTGACGCTTATATTGAAACAATAAAAGTAGGTGGAAATGAAATGGTTCGTGTGCGTGTCGGCCCTTTCCCAACACGGAAGGCAGCAGAAGAGGGATATGAAAAATTGAAGAAAATGGGGTTGAGTGGCGTGGTAACCAGTAGATAA
- the purF gene encoding amidophosphoribosyltransferase, with product MCGILGIVTQSPVNQILYDGLLMLQHRGQDAAGIVTAQENTFHMHKGLGMVRDVFRTRNMRALPGNMGIAHVRYPTAGSAESAAEAQPFYVNSPFGIVLGHNGNLTNAAELDKQLFQSDRRHVNTHSDSEVLLNVLAHELQECASSYQLDPATIFAAVSGVHRRCQGAYAVIAMIAGSGLLAFRDPYGIRPLVFGKTETDHGIEYMVASESVALDTLGFKLIRDVEPGEAIFIDDKSNFYSKQCAVNPDLNPCIFEYVYLARPDSIMDGISVYESRLNMGSSLGDKIKKTMRHLDIDVVIPIPDSSRPSALQLANCLGIDFREGFVKNRYIGRTFIMPGQQHRRRSVRQKLNAISIEFRGKNVLLVDDSIVRGTTSREIVQMAQEAGAHKVYFASAAPPVRFPNVYGIDMPTRQELIATGRDNDEICREIGADGLVYQDLESLKKAISSVDSLVKNFESSCFDGDYITKDVTPEYLARIESQRNSGLKVSRSNRYSTQLDLGLILTD from the coding sequence ATGTGTGGAATTCTCGGTATAGTTACTCAATCACCAGTCAACCAGATACTTTATGATGGTTTGTTAATGTTACAGCACCGTGGGCAGGATGCGGCGGGTATTGTGACAGCGCAGGAAAACACTTTCCATATGCATAAAGGGTTGGGTATGGTAAGAGATGTTTTCCGCACGCGTAACATGCGTGCTCTACCAGGTAATATGGGAATTGCTCATGTGCGCTATCCAACCGCTGGTTCTGCAGAATCGGCAGCTGAGGCGCAGCCGTTCTATGTCAATTCACCCTTCGGGATTGTGTTGGGGCATAATGGTAATTTGACTAATGCAGCAGAGCTTGATAAGCAATTATTTCAATCAGATCGACGCCATGTCAATACGCATTCTGATTCAGAAGTGTTACTGAATGTGTTGGCGCATGAATTACAGGAATGTGCTTCAAGCTATCAGTTAGATCCTGCTACCATTTTTGCTGCAGTTTCTGGTGTCCATCGCCGTTGTCAAGGTGCCTACGCAGTAATCGCAATGATTGCTGGCTCTGGCTTGCTGGCTTTTCGTGACCCCTATGGCATTCGCCCTTTAGTTTTTGGTAAAACAGAAACAGATCATGGGATAGAGTATATGGTAGCATCCGAAAGCGTGGCCCTCGATACATTAGGCTTCAAACTGATTCGTGATGTGGAGCCAGGAGAAGCAATTTTTATTGATGATAAAAGCAATTTCTATAGTAAACAGTGCGCAGTCAACCCTGATCTTAATCCATGTATATTTGAGTATGTTTATCTGGCACGCCCGGATTCCATCATGGATGGTATTTCCGTATACGAAAGTCGGCTCAATATGGGGAGCAGTCTTGGGGATAAAATAAAAAAAACGATGCGGCACCTTGATATCGATGTCGTGATTCCCATCCCGGACTCAAGCCGCCCAAGTGCCCTACAACTCGCTAATTGTCTTGGCATCGATTTTCGTGAAGGCTTTGTTAAAAATCGTTATATCGGTAGAACTTTTATTATGCCGGGTCAGCAACATCGACGTAGGTCTGTCCGCCAGAAGCTCAATGCAATCAGTATTGAGTTTCGTGGAAAGAATGTATTGTTGGTAGATGATTCCATCGTCAGAGGAACGACCAGTCGAGAGATCGTACAAATGGCGCAAGAAGCGGGGGCGCATAAGGTATATTTTGCATCAGCAGCACCTCCCGTTCGTTTCCCGAATGTTTATGGGATTGATATGCCGACCCGGCAAGAATTAATTGCAACCGGCCGCGATAATGATGAGATTTGCCGCGAGATCGGGGCGGATGGTCTTGTCTACCAGGATCTTGAGTCTCTCAAAAAGGCGATATCATCGGTAGATTCGCTCGTGAAGAACTTTGAAAGTTCTTGCTTTGATGGGGATTATATAACTAAGGATGTTACCCCAGAATATTTAGCCAGGATTGAATCGCAGCGTAATTCTGGTTTAAAAGTATCTCGATCTAATAGATATAGTACTCAGCTTGATCTGGGGCTGATATTGACGGATTAA
- a CDS encoding CvpA family protein: MTIFDYIVLGIVFISVLISITRGVVREVVSLLGWIIAFFIASHYAANFEPLLPQTIEDGSLRMLIVFVMTFFAALIVVMVISLLLSKLVSSVGLGLIDRILGAVFGFARGVLIVLFIIIAAGFTALPQQSFWQQALLREPLEKIATQAIQWLPQNLKEYISFNK; this comes from the coding sequence ATGACCATTTTTGATTATATAGTTTTAGGTATAGTTTTCATTTCTGTCCTTATTAGTATTACTCGTGGTGTGGTACGTGAAGTAGTGTCATTACTTGGCTGGATCATAGCTTTTTTCATAGCAAGCCATTATGCGGCAAATTTTGAACCACTCTTACCTCAGACCATTGAAGATGGCTCTCTGCGTATGTTGATTGTATTTGTGATGACCTTTTTTGCAGCTCTAATAGTAGTAATGGTGATTTCACTGCTGTTATCCAAATTGGTCAGTAGTGTCGGCCTTGGTTTGATCGATAGAATTCTGGGGGCAGTATTTGGTTTTGCGCGCGGAGTGTTAATTGTCTTATTTATAATAATAGCGGCAGGTTTTACTGCTTTGCCGCAACAATCTTTCTGGCAACAAGCTTTACTGAGAGAGCCACTGGAGAAGATAGCGACACAAGCAATTCAGTGGTTGCCACAAAATCTCAAAGAGTATATAAGTTTTAATAAATGA